The following proteins come from a genomic window of Theileria equi strain WA chromosome 2 map unlocalized gcontig_1105316255037, whole genome shotgun sequence:
- a CDS encoding hypothetical protein (encoded by transcript BEWA_037180A) has translation MNEQEALDNQNCHNNDAVTIDLSYGVSTDKINGQYCCSDNHGFNRITVTSVTVFCSTHSNSLTFYKHTIKGHLRLGAIKYNDGGEKSIKRITLEGRPFLPNVKAVYTFNCGENPELIYVDGGSDTGWFQKNGASGSNGNEKWTQTHVLGNIRPDKLTKPIDCTSEGDFKKLAKELKKLNCECLKECIRTLDPEHLGQNGVQREEVPAADLSDQVPDTESETKILLQGTPVAQMAEDAIDGERLKHLIVTPSGDSPDLPTIIGVPTAFLTTSALACFTVWKLYNRYKGDPWVRRGYPIEFLKNVPY, from the coding sequence atgaatgaacaagaaGCTTTGGATAATCAGAACTGTCACAATAACGATGCGGTTACTATAGATCTATCTTATGGAGTATCTACGGATAAAATCAATGGGCAGTACTGTTGCAGTGATAACCATGGTTTTAATAGGATCACTGTTACTTCTGTGACAGTTTTCTGTTCAACCCATTCTAACTCTCTTACATTCTACAAACACACTATTAAAGGTCATTTGAGACTGGGAGCCATCAAGTACAATGATGGAGGGgaaaagagtataaagcGCATAACTTTGGAGGGACGACCATTTCTTCCAAATGTAAAAGCTGTCTATACATTCAACTGCGGAGAGAATCCAGAATTGATATACGTTGATGGAGGCTCAGATACAGGATGGTTCCAGAAAAATGGTGCCTCCGGTAGtaatggaaatgaaaagtgGACACAAACTCATGTTCTCGGAAACATAAGACCAGATAAGTTAACTAAACCTATAGACTGTACTAGTGAAGGCGATTTTAAGAAACTTGCTAAGGAACTAAAGAAACTTAACTGTGAGTGCTTGAAAGAATGTATTAGAACCCTTGACCCAGaacatcttggacagaATGGTGTTCAACGTGAGGAGGTCCCTGCagctgacttatctgaccaggttcctgatacagagtctgagactaagattcttctacaaggtactcccgtggctcaaatggctgaagatgccatagatggtgaaagactAAAACACCTTATTGTTACTCCTTCTGGAGACTCTCCTGATCTACCTACCATCATAGGAGTACCTACAGCTTTTCTTACaacttctgccttggcttgttttaCAGtatggaaactctataatcgctataaaggagatccttgggttagacgTGGATATCctatagagtttttaaagaatgtaccatattga
- a CDS encoding L1P family of ribosomal proteins family member protein (encoded by transcript BEWA_037170A), protein MTGNSVDIDLSDNPGNKGRLTVISQGRRYSYRISSGAVAINVSEYASEITTYKRLTYTLPEKSTIKSIKYKTHDTKIVTSNKSTFNVYYWMGDLGYSNPLVVQVDGNYYEYDRDQWKKDTVASTNLKNGLDQQNCKRNKAHQLDISQKGSSHTCNSSGCRKMEFTINSDDKNKADHQYIKYKFTHSGSGSLKFLYFTHKYIEQTGFSYQEGIKQGKNIWYKKTEEANRWEEISQSINSNVNEDSAVIIKRLIDGTYLPTITIDASESTYTDTNSQVMIRVSKQEGDPKGYEQFLHKPEDNVYFKLQAVKHGGKTLEGLTCEEPLENVIAYYFGSNPSYEKKLLLVGLTKQDGKNKHVYYSRPLFTGGLWTREEHENPLQPDKLKKMLDALRKTHFPESPTTTIVGSSFGSGLGGTGIIGLAVWKGPALIARLIAQAKKAQKKKDTVSASEDSATKSSIEVAIPSTATNTIEILRCIFNGNSIDKVIEQDNDIVVHSLDLPGCINNNLLFLNLYCKVDVRRTALRGNAVLPNSVGPKPRLVAICEPEEVELALKNGATFAGLDNILERISGGWTNFDLCVSTSIHMPKLVKVARILGPKKLMPNIKTGTLTGNLMDAIRRLSSNKCVQYRAESISQDEYDVLKASFDLIFSKELQVSPYEISKIKVPIGDIHADPDKIIANVNSLVIEIFKNRPVITAQKTSSQFQWPPVRRSLNTVLSDMEHTSDDSGGSFILTTALGFEDDTVTRPLFLQDIKVY, encoded by the exons ATGACTGGAAATAGTGTTGATATTGATCTTAGTGATAATCCTGGAAATAAAGGTCGACTTACCGTAATAAGTCAGGGTAGAAGATACTCTTACAGGATATCAAGTGGAGCTGTTGCAATAAATGTGAGTGAATATGCATCCGAGATAACTACATACAAAAGGCTGACTTATACCCTACCAGAGAAATCAACGATTAAATCTATAAAGTACAAGACTCATGATACAAAGATAGTTACATCCAATAAATCAACTTTTAACGTTTATTATTGGATGGGTGATCTAGGTTATAGTAATCCTCTCGTAGTCCAAGTCGATGGAAATTATTATGAGTATGATAGAGATCAGTGGAAGAAAGATACTGTTGCGAGTACGAACCTCAAAAATGGACTTGACCAACAAAATTGCAAGAGAAACAAAGCTCATCAACTTGACATTTCACAAAAGGGTAGTTCGCATACTTGCAATTCCAGTGGTTGCAGAAAAATGGAATTTACCATAAACTCTGACGACAAAAATAAGGCTGATCATCAGTACATAAAATACAAGTTTACTCATAGTGGTTCCGGAAGTCTCAAATTCCTCTACTTTACCCATAAATACATTGAACAAACTGGATTTTCATATCAAGAGGGTATAAAGCAG GGAAAAAATATTTGGTACAAGAAGACTGAAGAGGCAAACAGATGGGAAGAAATATCTCAAAGTATTAATAGTAACGTTAATGAAGATAGTGCAGTTATTATAAAGAGGTTAATAGATGGTACATACCTTCCAACAATCACAATAGATGCTTCAGAGTCTACATATACTGATACAAATTCACAAGTAATGATTAGAGTTAGTAAACAAGAGGGTGATCCAAAAGGGTATGAGCAGTTTCTTCACAAGCCAGAAGATAATGTATACTTCAAACTTCAAGCAGTTAAACACGGTGGCAAAACTCTGGAAGGTCTTACTTGTGAAGAACCTCTTGAGAACGTAATAGCATATTATTTTGGATCTAATCCATCATATGAGAAGAAACTTTTATTGGTAGGGCTAACAAAGCAGGATGGCAAAAATAAACATGTGTATTATAGCAGACCACTGTTTACCGGAGGTTTATGGACAAGAGAGGAACACGAAAATCCATTGCAACCAGATAAACTAAAGAAGATGTTGGACGCTCTTAGGAAGACACACTTCCCTGAGTCGCCTACCACCACCATCGTTGGGTCATCTTTTGGCAGTGGACTGGGCGGAACAGGAATTATTGGTCTCGCTGTATGGAAGGGACCTGCTCTAATTGCACGACTAATTGCTC AAGCGAAGAAAGCTCAAAAGAAAAAAGACACTGTCAGTGCAAGTGAAGATTCAGCAACCAAGTCATCTATAGAAGTTGCAATACCTTCTACTGCTACGAATACCATTGAAATCCTCCGGTGTATATTTAATGGGAATTCGATAGACAAAGTAATTGAACAAGACAATGATATTGTGGTTCATTCTCTGGATCTTCCTGGCTGCATAAACAATAATCTGCTATTTCTTAATCTGTACTGCAAAGTGGATGTTAGAAGAACTGCCCTTCGTGGAAATGCAGTTTTGCCAAATTCCGTAGGACCAAAGCCCAGACTCGTTGCAATCTGCGAACCGGAAGAAGTGGAGTTGGCGCTGAAGAATGGCGCTACTTTTGCAG GTTTGGATAACATCTTGGAGAGAATTTCTGGCGGATGGACGAATTTTGACCTCTGCGTATCCACTAGTATTCACATGCCAAAACTGGTTAAAGTCGCAAGAATTCTTGGTCCAAAGAAACTCATGCCAAATATTAAAACTG gCACGCTAACTGGAAACTTGATGGATGCTATAAGGAGACTAAGCAGCAACAAGTGTGTACAATACCGTGCAGAATCTATATCGCAAGACGAGTATGATGTTCTAAAGGCTTCATTCGATCTCATATTTTCTAAAGAGCTGCAAGTTAGTCCATATGAGATTTCCAAGATTAAAGTACCAATCGGGGATATACACGCAGATCCCGACAAGATTATCGCAAATGTTAACTCTCTAGTTATTGAG ATATTCAAGAACCGGCCAGTTATAACTGCACAAAAGACGAGTTCACAATTCCAGTGGCCCCCCGTGAGAAGATCGCTAAACACGGTCTTGAGCGACATGGAAC ATACGTCTGATGACTCTGGAGGAAGTTTTATACTCACAACCGCTTTGGGTTTTGAGGATGACACAGTCACAAGACCGCTTTTCTTGCAAGACATTAAAGTTTACTAA
- a CDS encoding signal peptide containing protein (encoded by transcript BEWA_037140A) has product MKVLAALWAVSLVGLCHGGELGNLRKGVVDVPLDLSSPDPSLARDYKSIVDGVVYYSYFPKGQFFNKVVDGGVTLWEAEGEERCDVLFSNVGDRTRVILHVWPNSTESKMLYYENVGGEWKLVTIRVKGVPESEEPVSPKEHAAELDFATLGCPLGGCSGSEAKPKVTLPPTESNNNGEDASENKVEGGTPDDEEESGESQPKEVDKEEPDQQSNEYAAGPVADPQESGDIHYESSPSTAAEPSPTEDTEQTAVSSSDPVDQQPTEVNELQESEPLQSTESPQEVAYQQSEAPLEDPKPVSNEEEPTTEPKVSTSEKSNEVEDSEETLVEEVQPEVAPAESPEDDEPGNGSEKEFGDSESTGYESSDNNLPETKVEEPEEPTKPANSSLSKVDSTLFNVEEGEEDAVKVLKLKAKEGTSTNRLLYDSQTVWEDKKKLCSSAVLYLDGEKPTLAVLVTRDKNNKQGKVYRYHDGKQWKDGREGTHKTRLKKLKEKYEPEKTLDISKREDTDVGMYFNDANDESLHIFDPRSTRVTKVVDGENVIWQAGKNEKTCTWARLIVSEDKKDLILTIKSDREREVEFRKVDDKWERISETTD; this is encoded by the coding sequence ATGAAGGTTCTAGCAGCACTTTGGGCAGTGTCTCTGGTGGGACTCTGTCATGGTGGAGAGCTCGGTAATCTCCGTAAAGGGGTTGTGGATGTCCCACTTGACCTCTCTTCTCCGGATCCTTCATTGGCCAGAGACTATAAAAGTATTGTGGACGGAGTAGTCTATTATTCCTACTTTCCCAAGGGACAATTCTTCAACAAGGTCGTAGATGGTGGAGTTACTCTCTGGGAAGCTgaaggagaagagagaTGTGATGTACTATTCTCGAATGTCGGTGATAGAACAAGAGTCATTCTCCATGTTTGGCCTAATAGCACAGAATCCAAGATGTTGTACTATGAGAATGTAggtggagaatggaagctGGTAACTATAAGAGTTAAAGGCGTTCCAGAATCAGAGGAACCAGTCTCTCCAAAGGAGCATGCAGCTGAGCTTGATTTTGCTACCCTTGGGTGCCCATTAGGAGGATGCTCAGGTTCAGAAGCTAAGCCAAAGGTCACTCTTCCTCCCACAGAATCTAACAATAATGGTGAAGATGCGAGTGAAAACAAGGTGGAAGGAGGTACTCCAGACGATGAGGAAGAGTCCGGTGAATCGCAACCTAAGGAAGTGGATAAAGAGGAGCCTGACCAGCAGTCGAATGAGTATGCAGCTGGACCAGTTGCGGATCctcaagaatctggagataTACATTATGAAAGTTCTCCAAGTACCGCTGCAGAACCATCACCAACTGAAGATACTGAACAGACTGCCGTTTCTTCAAGTGACCCCGTAGATCAGCAACCTACAGAGGTGAATGAGCTTCAGGAGTCTGAGCCTTTACAGTCTACTGAATCTCCTCAAGAAGTAGCATATCAACAGAGTGAGGCTCCTTTAGAGGATCCCAAGCCAGTATCTAATGAGGAAGAGCCTACTACTGAACCAAAAGTATCTACCTCTGAAAAATCAAATGAGGTAGAAGACTCTGAAGAGactcttgtagaagaaGTACAGCCAGAAGTTGCTCCTgcagaatctccagaggatgatgaaccTGGGAATGGATCAGAAAAGGAGTTTGGAGATTCAGAGTCGACTGGGTATGAATCCAGTGACAATAATTTACCAGAAACTAAAGTAGAAGAGCCAGAAGAACCTACTAAGCCTGCAAACTCTTCCCTTTCCAAAGTTGACTCTACCCTATTCAATGTAGAAGAGGGAGAGGAAGATGCTGTTAAGGTTCTTAAACTGAAGGCTAAGGAGGGTACCTCTACAAACAGGCTTTTATACGATAGTCAGACAGTTTGGGAAGATAAGAAAAAGTTATGCTCCTCGGCTGTATTGTATctggatggagaaaagCCTACTCTTGCAGTACTTGTCACCAGggataagaataataagCAGGGAAAAGTCTAcagataccatgatggaAAGCAGTGGAAGGATGGTAGAGAGGGTACTCATAAAACTAGACTCAAGAAGCTAAAGGAGAAATATGAACCCGAAAAGACTCTGGATATTTCAAAGAGGGAGGATACGGATGTGGGCATGTATTTTAATGACGCTAATGACGAATCTTTACATATTTTCGATCCCAGAAGTACCAGAGTAACCAAAGTAGTGGATGGCGAAAATGTTATTTGGCAAGCtggaaagaatgagaaAACCTGTACATGGGCACGACTTATCGTTTCAGAAGATAAGAAAGATTTGATACTAACGATAAAATCCGATAGGGAAAGAGAAGTAGAATTCAGGAAGGTTGACGATAAATGGGAGAGGATTTCGGAGACTACAGATTAG
- a CDS encoding hypothetical protein (encoded by transcript BEWA_037160A) encodes MLRVSLLSLLVTRDKNNKQGKVYRYHDGKQWKDGKEGDHKKKLGELKKCESEPALSDEEPELQQGYIPPRQKPVWASVDLSKEPEQEKVDYYNSVTGDVSYKRYSSKFSNNDTDQILLVKKVTDNGNTIWEAGERECMELAQYRSKGGFAILRIHVNVCGDVKHKFFEKNAEKWEEILKAFDDKLLKMMHKESNKPEPQEPKTR; translated from the exons ATGTTACGTGTCTCTCTGCTGTCTT TACTTGTCACCAGggataagaataataagCAGGGAAAAGTCTACAGATACCATGACGGTAAGCAGTGGaaggatggtaaagaagGGGACCACAAGAAGAAGCTTGGTGAATTGAAGAAGTGCGAATCCGAACCAGCCTTGTCAGATGAGGAACCAGAATTGCAACAGGGATACATTCCACCAAGGCAGAAACCTGTGTGGGCTAGCGTTGATCTATCAAAGGAGCCAGAACAGGAAAAAGTAGATTACTATAACAGCGTCACAGGAGATGTGTCATACAAGAGatattcttccaaatttaGCAATAACGATACAGACCAAATTCTTCTTGTAAAAAAAGTAACAGACAACGGTAATACCATCTGGGAAGCGGGAGAGCGAGAGTGCATGGAGCTTGCACAGTACCGTTCCAAGGGGGGATTTGCAATCCTTCGCATACATGTAAATGTTTGCGGTGACGTAAAGCACAAGTTCTTTGAAAAAAATGCTGAGAAATGGGAGGAAATATTAAAGGCTTTTGATGATAAACTTCTGAAAATGATGCATAAAGAGTCCAACAAACCCGAACCACAAGAGCCAAAAACAAGATGA
- a CDS encoding 40S ribosomal protein S25, putative (encoded by transcript BEWA_037150A) → MAIKEKKSKEAVARAAMASGRAKKKKWVKVKTRDKLNNSVIFDKATYDKLLADIPKNKLITISSIVERLKVNGSLARLAIKELEGKNLIKPICEPHHAQLLYTKV, encoded by the exons ATGGCGATTAAGGAGAAAAAGTCAAAGGAGGCCGTCGCAAGAGCCGCCATGGCCAGTGGACGCGCCAAGAAGAAG AAGTGGGTCAAGGTCAAGACCAGAGACAAGTTGAACAACTCTGTCATTTTTGACAAGGCCACCTATGATAAGCTCTTGGCTGACATTCCCAAGAACAAGCTCATTACCATCTCTTCCATTGTTGAGCGTCTCAAGGTCAATGGAAGTTTGGCAAGGCTGGCCATCAAGGAGTTGGAAGGCAAGAACCTCATCAAGCCAATTTGTGAGCCACATCATGCGCAGCTACTTTACACCAAAGTCTAA
- a CDS encoding uncharacterized protein (encoded by transcript BEWA_037120A), which translates to MRIFIPGLLTLISILKLAYCTSYNQLIGLYSGNEAERVIFESLANNRLQRPKIWQIDDDLYFKLVLAEDRSYTSAVLFINTENEAHLELLRLFSGVSRRLTKGIDGIKDGGGRTYFFYCNVAPGADSWFLETQGIENLPEILVVGPEGQAYSFNNYIEDLTERHEIEWSVEVLEELIEVFLGDCMSGEWDGDGNTPTNDRKNRPTGGKWREAFHRLFARIGVDTADVFIYLVILMFALATAILRSGYGRYVLLVGSYLVYFLSISCVVFSLVNRTPLYDHKGTFYVGSGNGMFGSFTLIKWPNVEKLFSKDRAYQYGLEGVIFSLLLLLAVAILLGSANSEDGDRWITLVIIPLLIIYRLFAMKTKDHVLYVLPPRDLPRGWLIEDRQGIF; encoded by the coding sequence ATGCGAATCTTCATTCCTGGTCTTCTCACTCTCATTTCAATCCTCAAACTTGCATATTGTACATCCTACAACCAGCTCATTGGTTTATACAGCGGAAATGAGGCGGAACGCGTCATTTTTGAGAGCCTCGCGAACAATCGCCTCCAAAGGCCTAAAATTTGGCAAATAGACGATGACTTGTACTTTAAACTTGTCCTTGCGGAGGATAGGAGCTACACATCCGCTGTCCTCTTTATAAACACGGAGAATGAAGCACACCTGGAACTGCTCAGACTCTTCTCTGGCGTATCCAGACGTTTGACCAAGGGAATCGATGGCataaaggatggaggtGGCCGTACATACTTCTTCTACTGCAATGTTGCTCCTGGAGCGGACTCCTGGTTCCTGGAGACTCAGGGCATTGAGAATCTCCCGGAGATTCTAGTCGTTGGACCAGAGGGCCAGGCCTACTCATTCAACAATTACATCGAAGACTTGACGGAGAGACACGAAATTGAGTGGAGCGTCGAGGTTTTGGAGGAGCTAATCGAGGTGTTTTTGGGTGATTGCATGAGCGGTGAATGGGATGGAGATGGTAATACGCCCACTAATGACAGGAAGAATAGGCCTACTGGTGGCAAGTGGAGAGAAGCATTCCACAGACTGTTTGCCAGAATTGGAGTAGACACTGCAGACGTATTCATCTACCTTGTTATCTTGATGTTTGCACTGGCCACGGCAATATTGAGGAGTGGATATGGCAGATACGTCCTCCTCGTAGGTTCATACCTCGTCTACTTTCTAAGCATCTCCTGCGTAGTCTTTTCTCTGGTAAACAGGACTCCCCTCTATGACCACAAGGGCACTTTTTATGTCGGAAGTGGAAACGGCATGTTTGGATCATTCACCCTAATAAAATGGCCAAATGTGGAAAAGTTATTTAGCAAAGACAGAGCGTATCAGTATGGGTTGGAAGGTGTGATATTCTCGCTCTTGCTCTTGTTGGCAGTTGCCATCTTGTTAGGCTCCGCAAATTCTGAGGATGGTGACAGATGGATAACCCTTGTCATAATCCCTCTCCTTATCATCTACAGACTCTTTGCGATGAAGACCAAGGACCATGTGCTCTATGTACTACCTCCGAGGGATCTACCCAGGGGATGGCTGATTGAAGATCGGCAGggtatattttaa
- a CDS encoding hypothetical protein (encoded by transcript BEWA_037130A): MMILYFVALKSIILLFTITSSNHASAIHHRKRIPINLDIAKEIPYEIKVIMSEKTARGFYYYMKRSIITAYRIGDVLFDGKLLCPGNSMDFDRFVFSVTLPRRRKYIRIVSKTRLGNSSERKIVEFITEPFSLTFHEVVRKPVEIDILTQMDTEVINVDEEVSSRTVKFSVREDFEHQATIGVVRYGASVLNRKVRGLIYRSVVWKGGVINPHITIISKYNDGTTIETNYSFEDDDFVLHSKKLGQCYLKPWDEEPAGDESYDSEALRRKNGPGYSYDVDSMPQGTSKDHDGAAPSEVAINASKRTKPVRHLFKNTEYEWDVGNHDPSRAIYPMSGFYHDFEREAYKVQGLSFPEPDSD; encoded by the exons ATGATGATTCTCTACTTTGTAGCTCTGAAATCAATTATTCTCTTATTCACCATCACATCTTCCAACCATGCATCTGCAATACATCACAGGAAAAGGATTCCCATTAATCTTGACATTGCTAAGGAGATTCCATATGAAATAAAGGTGATTATGTCCGAAAAAACGGCTCGTGGATTTTACTATTATATGAAAAGGTCAATCATAACGGCGTATAGAATAGGTGATGTTCTTTTTGATG GGAAACTGCTATGCCCAGGTAATTCGATGGATTTTGATAGATTCGTCTTCTCGGTTACTTTGCCTCGTCGTAGAAAGTACATTAGAATTGTTTCTAAAACGAGGCTCGGTAATTCTTCTGAAAGGAAAATTGTTGAATTCATTACTGAACCCTTCAGTCTTACTTTCCATGAAGTAGTGCGAAAACCCGTTGAAATCGACATACTAACACAAATGGATACTGAAGTAATTAATGTAGATGAGGAAGTTTCCTCTAGGACTGTAAAATTTAGTGTACGAGAAGATTTTGAACATCAGGCCACGATCGGTGTAGTACGCTATGGTGCCTCAGTTCTTAATCGCAAAGTTCGCGGTCTCATATACAGATCAGTTGTATGGAAGGGAGGGGTTATTAATCCTCATATAACCATTATTTCTAAATACAATGATGGAACAACAATTGAAACTAATTACAGTTTTGAGGATGATGACTTTGTATTACACAGCAAGAAATTGGGTCAATGCTATCTGAAACCCTGGGATGAAGAACCGGCTGGCGATGAATCATATGACTCAGAGGCTTTGCGTAGAAAGAATGGACCGGGTTATTCATACGATGTAGATTCTATGCCTCAAGGAACAAGTAAAGATCACGATGGTGCTGCGCCATCGGAGGTGGCGATAAATGCAAGTAAACGAACAAAACCTGTCCGTCAcctttttaaaaatacGGAATATGAATGGGATGTTGGAAATCACGATCCATCACGTGCTATATATCCGATGAGTGGTTTTTACCATGACTTTGAAAGGGAAGCTTATAAAGTCCAGGGGCTTTCTTTTCCGGAACCGGATTCAGATTaa
- a CDS encoding hypothetical protein (encoded by transcript BEWA_037190A) has translation MLTVNIRRKCPKGEKDDHTPKRCKCSHHFKASLRELYIKEHLHYKECHHNSNNIRITNLTYGGQDLTITDGGSSLTKERRINDLSVYYSSTYDNGDNDTIDKPLILRLKEHNGGTFWYENTGDGIKWKKIGNTDKFPKTYNQSTEDFIKKLNKLTCRLHDLHVVDIKKIETYKCACNETKVTPITREDGGEVPPGYNKYKHQYGSGKRSIRYGEVTIKDEDGGPLPLDAEEKTSDLSVYYWEKDTKRTKPLIIEVNIEGIKVHYGNKGEKDNKKWEEIKPKGDEDDGLPTLSMDELEKKLRELTCELFKSEDISLSPTGVSYLNQYCKKEWCKNGLKLQCRNENEGKERCEAQQQQQQSQPPPPPLLPVKAPVQEPKDQETEKPKPLEAAVAVRTLDPAHLGQNGVQREEVPAADLSDQVPDTESETKILGNTVAQMAEDAIDGERLKLPPEPTVPDPTYTDRAKLSERQVAISKPMDVPSGRRLDKLSGSGGESRMNSIYGGYSGFPSTTYGGDVIYEIYNREKYGDTYPYLLLDESFSGDTILMPKDVVLYTLPPSEDVPEPTPATTQNAKFAVTIDVSDPNIDTVSTGAALRETDTDKAGPGGGCKGAPIDQWIKDPINPNAMFKCDDNEGVIRILGASSGEDQAGPEPARPKLTVDGVVSTKESGGPGGKVPVQKTDRTRVTSTTGSSIAFPKPHTLSSNQTSGTGTDGQDESRRDSKGGGPLPFVPGPKPETSVTISGSTSSDTQQRTSTSSKVSSTEGGGGLDSNNSPSGGESPTTSPQEGQTAALAVESVGITAILTGLGSTSGTLTGAGGLTGLGWWAFKRSKGDPWVRQI, from the coding sequence ATGCTTACAGTAAACATAAGGAGGAAATGCCCAAAAGGAGAGAAAGATGACCACACGCCTAAAAGATGTAAGTGTTCTCATCATTTCAAGGCATCATTGAGAGAGTTATACATCAAAGAACATCTACATTATAAAGAATGTCATCATAATAGCAATAACATAAGGATCACTAATCTAACATATGGTGGACAAGATCTTACTATTACAGATGGAGGATCTAGCCTTACTAAGGAACGCAGGATAAATGACTTATCCGTATACTATAGCTCAACTTATGACAATGGTGATAATGATACCATAGACAAACCCCTTATACTAAGACTTAAGGAACACAATGGAGGAACATTCtggtatgaaaataccGGAGATGGCataaaatggaagaagattgGGAATACTGATAAATTTCCTAAAACATACAACCAGTCTACTGAGGACTTTATTAAGAAGCTCAATAAGCTCACTTGTCGACTCCATGATCTCCATGTTGTCGATATTAAGAAGATAGAGACATacaaatgtgcatgcaaTGAGACCAAAGTTACCCCAATCACGAGGGAAGATGGAGGTGAGGTACCTCCTGGATATAATAAATACAAGCACCAATATGGGAGTGGTAAAAGGTCAATTAGGTATGGTGAGGTTACCattaaagatgaagatggtggACCTCTTCCACTTGACGCTGAGGAAAAAACTTCCGATCTctctgtctactactgggaaAAGGATACTAAACGTACGAAACCTCTTATTATTGAAGTGAATATTGAAGGTATAAAAGTTCATTATGGTAATAAAGGAGAGAAAGACAACAAGAAATGGGAAGAAATAAAACCTAAGGgggatgaggatgatggTTTGCCAACACTTTCTATGGATGAACTTGAGAAAAAACTTAGAGAGCTCACCTGTGAGCTTTTCAAATCAGAAGACATAAGTCTCTCTCCGACTGGAGTATCTTATCTCAACCAATATTGTAAAAAGGAATGGTGTAAGAATGGTCTAAAACTTCAATGCCgaaatgaaaatgaaggGAAGGAACGATGTGAGGCTCAGCAACAGCAACAACAAAGTCAACCTCCCCCTCCACCGCTTCTTCCTGTTAAAGCTCCTGTCCAAGAACCTAAAGATCAAGAAACTGAAAAACCTAAACCACTTGAAGCTGCTGTTGCTGTTCGAACTCTTGACCCGGCACATcttggacagaatggagttcaacgtgaggaGGTCCCAGCAGCagacttatctgaccaagttcctgatacagagtctgagactaagattctAGGTAATACTGtggctcaaatggctgaagatgctatagatggtgaaagactAAAACTACCTCCCGAACCTACTGTTCCTGATCCTACTTATACGGATCGTGCTAAACTTTCTGAAAGACAAGTTGCTATTTCTAAACCCATGGATGTTCCTTCTGGAAGGAGACTAGATAAGTTATCTGGGTCAGGAGGGGAATCCCGGATGAACAGCATTTATGGAGGATATTCTGGTTTTCCTTCTACTACTTATGGTGGAGATGTTATTTATGAGATTTATAATAGAGAAaaatatggagatacttATCCATATTTGCTACTCGATGAAAGTTTTTCCGGTGACACGATATTAATGCCAAAAGATGTGGTTTTATATACTCTACCTCCTAGTGAAGATGTTCCAGAACCCACTCCTGCAACTACTCAAAATGCTAAATTTGCTGTTACTATAGATGTATCTGATCCTAACATTGATACTGTCTCTACTGGTGCAGCTCTACGAGAGACTGATACTGATAAAGCTGGACCTGGTGGAGGGTGTAAGGGAGCTCCTATTGATCAATGGATCAAAGACCCTATTAATCCCAACGCTATGTTCAAATGTGATGATAATGAAGGAGTTATTCGTATTCTAGGTGCTTCTTCTGGTGAAGACCAAGCTGGTCCTGAACCTGCTAGGCCTAAACTTACTGTTGATGGTGTTGTTAGTACTAAAGAAAGTGGAGGCCCTGGTGGAAAAGTTCCTGTTCAAAAAACTGATCGAACACGAGTtacttctactactggatCTTCTATAGCTTTTCCTAAACCACATACTCTTTCATCTAACCAAACTTCTGGTACTGGTACTGATGGTCAAGATGAATCTAGAAGAGACTCTAAGGGAGGTGGACCACTTCCTTTCGTTCCAGGACCTAAACCTGAAACTTCCGTTACTATATCTGGCTCTACATCTTCTGATACTCAACAACGTACTAGCACATCTAGTAAAGTTTCTTCTACTGAAGGTGGTGGAGGACTAGACTCTAATAACAGTCCATCTGGTGGAGAATCTCCTACTACTTCTCCTCAAGAAGGTCAAACTGCTGCTCTTGCTGTCGAATCTGTTGGCATTACTGCTATTCTCACCGGATTAGGCtctacctctggtactcttacaggagctggtggtcttaccGGACTCggttggtgggcatttaaacgttctaaaggagatccttgggttagacagatttag